One window from the genome of Pararhizobium gei encodes:
- the dinB gene encoding DNA polymerase IV gives MDAFYASVEQRDNPALCGLPLAVGGSAARGVVAAASYEARAFGVHSAMPSVTAKRKCPDLIFVAPRFDVYRQVSQQIREIFADYTAMIEPLSLDEAYLDVTENLKGMEIATEIAAEIRSRIKQVTNLNASAGISYNKFLAKMASDLNKPNGQAVITPKNGPGFVETLLVKKFHGVGPATAERMKRHGIETGLDLRSKSLGFLQQQFGKAGPYFYGIARGIDERQVRPDRMRKSIGAEDTFVEDIEALDLAKAELRPLAEKVWRACKTHGIRGKTVTVKIKYSDFSQATRSRTVPGAISDTDMILDVAETLLASVFPFKRPVRLLGVTLSSLDASGSGTEPQLDLDL, from the coding sequence ATGGATGCCTTTTATGCATCCGTGGAACAGCGCGATAACCCGGCGCTGTGTGGCCTGCCGCTCGCCGTTGGCGGCTCCGCGGCGCGTGGCGTAGTGGCTGCCGCCAGTTACGAGGCAAGAGCCTTTGGCGTGCATTCGGCCATGCCATCGGTCACCGCCAAGCGCAAATGTCCGGACTTGATTTTCGTTGCCCCGCGTTTCGATGTCTATCGACAGGTCTCACAGCAGATACGGGAAATTTTTGCAGACTATACGGCAATGATCGAGCCGCTTTCCTTGGATGAGGCCTATCTCGATGTGACTGAAAATCTGAAGGGCATGGAAATCGCGACTGAGATCGCAGCGGAAATTCGCTCCCGGATCAAGCAGGTCACCAACCTGAATGCGTCCGCGGGCATTTCCTACAACAAGTTCCTCGCCAAAATGGCCAGCGACCTGAACAAGCCGAACGGCCAGGCCGTCATCACACCGAAGAACGGCCCGGGTTTTGTCGAGACGCTTCTGGTCAAAAAATTCCATGGTGTCGGGCCGGCCACGGCAGAGCGGATGAAACGGCATGGAATCGAGACCGGGCTCGATCTCAGGTCAAAATCTCTCGGCTTCCTTCAGCAGCAATTCGGGAAAGCCGGGCCATATTTCTACGGCATCGCCCGCGGCATCGATGAACGACAGGTCAGACCTGATCGCATGCGCAAATCGATCGGCGCCGAGGACACGTTCGTCGAAGATATCGAGGCGCTCGATCTGGCGAAAGCCGAGTTGCGGCCTTTGGCTGAAAAGGTCTGGCGCGCCTGCAAGACGCACGGCATCAGGGGAAAGACCGTCACCGTCAAAATCAAATATTCGGACTTCAGCCAGGCGACGCGGAGCCGGACCGTGCCTGGAGCCATTTCGGATACTGACATGATCCTGGACGTTGCGGAGACCCTGCTCGCCTCAGTGTTCCCATTCAAACGTCCGGTGCGGCTTCTGGGCGTCACACTTTCGTCGCTCGACGCCTCAGGCAGCGGGACAGAGCCGCAACTCGATCTCGATCTTTGA